In a single window of the Candidatus Methylomirabilis sp. genome:
- the rpsP gene encoding 30S ribosomal protein S16, whose product MAVKIKLRRMGAKQHAFYRLVVGDSLAAGGGKVLETLGTYDPHGEQPALSVQAERALHWLQRGAEPTDSARQLLRRAGVMRQLAELKAAGKGQ is encoded by the coding sequence ATGGCTGTAAAGATCAAATTGCGGCGGATGGGGGCAAAGCAGCACGCCTTCTATCGCCTGGTCGTGGGAGACTCACTGGCTGCAGGGGGCGGTAAGGTACTGGAAACCCTGGGTACCTACGATCCCCACGGGGAGCAGCCTGCGCTCTCCGTGCAGGCGGAGCGTGCATTGCATTGGTTGCAACGGGGCGCTGAACCTACCGACAGCGCCAGACAGCTTTTGCGGCGGGCAGGTGTCATGCGGCAATTGGCCGAATTGAAGGCCGCAGGCAAGGGTCAATAA